In Flavobacterium okayamense, a single window of DNA contains:
- a CDS encoding hydroxymethylglutaryl-CoA synthase family protein, with protein MQVGIDVIQFDVPKIFLPIKDLANARVIEQAKLEKGLGLLNMSLLDVHQDVITLAANAIYKLIEQENIQLEDIARIYVGTESGLDNSKPIASYLVSILENELGKGKLKHCDVVDLTFACIGGVDAFHNCLDFIRLNPSKKAIVVTTDNAKYDLNSTGEYTQGAGAIAMLIASNPRILSINQPVGISTEGVFDFFKPKQTISKELITSSKDNPEWLGVLESEITIVKEQPIFDGQYSNECYINRIKEAYQHFKVESNQQSNLSNEWELILMHLPYCYQGRRTFIEIFSEENSTLLEQQEGETLKEKTKALSKSPEYLEFVTKKLYPAEVASGNIGNIYTGSIFLGLLSALYFSLKNNRNICQQKVGFIAYGSGSKSKVFEGNVQDDWKAVIEKTNLFQILESRTAIDFTTYEKLHKKELTTSIIEPKNEFVLDYIETKSETLLGARYYNRK; from the coding sequence ATGCAAGTAGGAATTGATGTTATACAATTTGATGTACCAAAAATATTTTTACCAATAAAAGATTTGGCTAATGCTCGTGTTATTGAACAAGCAAAACTTGAGAAAGGTTTAGGTTTACTTAATATGAGTTTACTAGATGTACATCAAGACGTAATTACATTAGCTGCAAATGCAATTTATAAACTAATTGAACAAGAAAATATACAATTAGAAGATATTGCCCGAATTTATGTAGGTACAGAAAGCGGATTAGACAACTCAAAACCGATTGCTTCGTATTTAGTTTCTATTTTAGAAAATGAATTGGGAAAAGGTAAATTAAAACATTGTGATGTAGTTGATTTGACTTTTGCTTGTATAGGAGGCGTTGATGCTTTTCATAATTGTTTAGATTTTATTCGATTAAACCCTTCTAAAAAAGCAATTGTAGTTACTACAGATAATGCTAAATACGATTTAAATTCTACTGGTGAATATACGCAAGGTGCTGGAGCAATTGCTATGCTTATTGCCTCAAATCCTAGAATTCTTTCTATAAACCAACCCGTTGGTATTTCAACTGAAGGTGTTTTCGATTTCTTCAAACCCAAACAAACTATTTCAAAGGAATTAATTACTTCAAGTAAAGACAATCCTGAATGGTTGGGTGTTTTAGAATCAGAAATAACCATTGTAAAAGAGCAACCTATATTTGATGGGCAATATTCTAATGAGTGCTACATTAATCGAATTAAAGAAGCATACCAACATTTTAAAGTAGAGAGTAATCAACAAAGTAATCTTTCAAATGAATGGGAATTAATCCTAATGCACCTACCCTACTGTTATCAGGGAAGAAGAACTTTCATTGAAATTTTCTCAGAGGAAAATTCTACTTTGTTAGAACAACAAGAAGGCGAAACTTTAAAAGAAAAAACAAAAGCATTAAGCAAATCACCTGAATATTTAGAATTTGTTACCAAAAAATTATATCCAGCTGAAGTTGCCTCAGGAAACATTGGAAATATTTATACAGGTTCGATATTCTTAGGATTATTGTCAGCACTTTATTTTTCATTAAAAAACAATAGAAATATATGCCAACAAAAAGTAGGTTTTATTGCCTATGGAAGTGGCTCAAAATCTAAAGTATTTGAAGGAAACGTTCAAGACGATTGGAAAGCTGTAATTGAAAAAACTAATCTTTTTCAAATTCTCGAAAGCAGAACCGCAATAGACTTTACTACTTATGAAAAACTTCATAAAAAAGAACTTACAACTTCAATTATCGAACCTAAAAATGAGTTTGTATTAGATTACATTGAAACAAAATCTGAAACACTTTTAGGAGCTCGATATTACAATAGAAAATAG
- the ypfJ gene encoding KPN_02809 family neutral zinc metallopeptidase gives MKWKGRRQSDNVEDRRGMSGGGKLIAGGGTIAILFFVVKLFFPDAAPIVDQIQQAQQNNQQTEQVEERQLTAEEIELGEFASTVLADTEDIWTKIFRENNIGAYEQPKMVLFSGSVQTACGGASSASGPFYCPGDHKVYMDLTFFEELKSKFGAKGGDFAIAYVIAHEVGHHVQTLLGTSSKVRQLQQGKSEADANKLSVCLELQADFYAGLWAHYNQKNLEMGDIEEALSAAHAVGDDAIQSKMQGHVVPDSFTHGTSEQRMKWFMKGYQTGDIRHHNTFAEEL, from the coding sequence ATGAAATGGAAAGGTAGAAGACAAAGTGATAATGTTGAAGACCGTAGAGGTATGTCAGGTGGAGGAAAATTGATTGCAGGTGGAGGTACAATAGCAATTTTATTTTTTGTAGTAAAATTGTTTTTCCCCGATGCTGCTCCGATTGTAGATCAAATTCAACAAGCTCAACAAAATAACCAACAAACCGAACAAGTTGAAGAAAGACAATTAACTGCTGAAGAAATCGAATTGGGAGAATTTGCATCTACCGTTTTAGCTGATACTGAAGATATTTGGACAAAAATTTTCCGTGAAAATAATATTGGTGCATACGAACAACCAAAAATGGTTTTATTCTCTGGTAGTGTACAAACAGCTTGTGGTGGTGCAAGTTCTGCATCTGGACCATTTTATTGTCCTGGAGACCATAAAGTATATATGGACTTAACTTTCTTTGAAGAATTAAAAAGTAAATTTGGTGCAAAAGGTGGCGATTTTGCTATAGCATATGTAATTGCTCATGAGGTTGGACATCATGTTCAAACTTTACTAGGAACGTCAAGTAAAGTAAGACAATTACAACAAGGTAAAAGCGAAGCAGATGCTAATAAATTGAGTGTTTGTTTAGAGCTTCAAGCCGACTTCTATGCTGGCCTTTGGGCACATTATAATCAAAAAAATCTTGAAATGGGAGATATTGAAGAAGCGCTAAGTGCTGCACATGCTGTAGGTGATGATGCTATTCAAAGTAAAATGCAAGGACATGTTGTTCCTGATTCCTTTACTCATGGAACTTCTGAACAGCGAATGAAATGGTTCATGAAAGGATATCAAACTGGAGATATTAGACATCACAACACCTTCGCAGAGGAATTATAA